DNA sequence from the Blastocatellia bacterium genome:
GGGATTCCGCATCAAGTGATGTTGACGGTCGCTCTCACCGGAAGCATCGCTGTGGGGAAGAGCTATGTCCTGGAGCAGCTCGGCGCATTGGGCTGCTACACGATGGATGCGGATGAGATCGCCCGTGACCTCATGCGTCCGTGTCAGCCGGCCTATCATGAAATTGTGCGGGAGTTCGGGACCGGGATCGTGGCCGGGGACGGCACCCTTGATCGAGCGCGGTTAGCGACCCTCGTTTTCGCTGACGGGGAGAGACGGGAGCGCCTCAATCGAATTGTTCATCCCCGCGTCCGCGAGGAGATCCGGCGGCGAGTTGGGGAAATTGCCGCCCGCGATCCTCAGGCAATCATCGTCATCGCGGCGGCACTGGTCATCGAGGCCGGGGTCCAAGGAGATTTCGATGCCCTGGTTGTCGTTCAT
Encoded proteins:
- the coaE gene encoding dephospho-CoA kinase (Dephospho-CoA kinase (CoaE) performs the final step in coenzyme A biosynthesis.), with amino-acid sequence MLTVALTGSIAVGKSYVLEQLGALGCYTMDADEIARDLMRPCQPAYHEIVREFGTGIVAGDGTLDRARLATLVFADGERRERLNRIVHPRVREEIRRRVGEIAARDPQAIIVIAAALVIEAGVQGDFDALVVVHCDREAQIARLMLRDGLSREEALARIAAQLSSEEKLRYADYAIDTSGSLDDTGAQVE